A genomic window from Xenorhabdus cabanillasii includes:
- a CDS encoding Lrp/AsnC family transcriptional regulator, translating to MLDKTDRKLLELLQQDCSLSLNALAEAVNLTSTPCWKRLKRLEDEGYIVGKVALLNGEKLGLSLTVIVMIKTQQHSSEWYEQFVSFVKEMPEVLTFYRMAGEYDYLMHVEVVDMKSYDHFYKRMVNGIPGLIDVTSNFAMEKIKYTTALPIPD from the coding sequence ATGTTAGATAAAACAGACCGTAAGCTACTAGAGCTGCTTCAACAAGATTGTAGTCTGTCCTTAAATGCGTTGGCAGAAGCCGTTAATTTGACATCTACACCGTGCTGGAAACGTCTTAAACGGCTTGAAGATGAAGGATATATTGTTGGAAAAGTTGCATTACTTAATGGTGAAAAACTTGGGTTAAGCTTGACTGTGATTGTGATGATAAAAACTCAACAGCATAGTAGCGAATGGTATGAGCAGTTTGTTTCTTTTGTTAAAGAGATGCCGGAAGTCTTAACTTTCTATCGTATGGCGGGGGAATATGATTATTTAATGCACGTAGAAGTTGTTGATATGAAAAGTTATGACCATTTCTACAAACGCATGGTTAATGGGATCCCTGGTTTGATTGATGTAACATCAAACTTTGCAATGGAAAAAATAAAATATACAACGGCGTTACCCATACCAGATTAG
- the glnK gene encoding P-II family nitrogen regulator encodes MKLITTIIKPFKLEEVREALSDIGIQGMTVTEVKGFGRQKGHSELYRGAEYSVNFLPKVKIDIATHDERVEEIIHVIKQAAFTGKMGDGKIFVFELQHAVRIRTDETNDAAL; translated from the coding sequence ATGAAACTGATCACTACCATCATTAAGCCCTTTAAATTAGAAGAAGTACGGGAAGCTCTTTCTGATATAGGTATACAGGGCATGACCGTTACAGAAGTAAAGGGATTTGGGCGTCAAAAAGGTCATTCAGAGCTTTATCGAGGAGCAGAATACAGTGTCAATTTCTTGCCCAAAGTAAAAATTGATATAGCTACCCATGATGAACGAGTAGAAGAAATCATTCATGTTATAAAACAAGCTGCTTTCACTGGGAAAATGGGAGATGGCAAGATTTTTGTCTTTGAATTACAGCATGCTGTCAGGATCAGGACAGATGAAACGAATGATGCGGCACTGTGA
- the amtB gene encoding ammonium transporter AmtB: protein MRKQWLAIISIIAGVPSYAFAAGNTVDKADTVFMLINTILVIFMTIPGIALFYGGLLRRKNVLSLMSQVIVSFSLVCVLWVIYGYSLAFETGNPFFGGLTQFMLKNISITDLSGSFYQLIYVVFQGAFGCITVALVVGALCERVRFSALLIFIVLWFTASYIPMAHMVWGGGWLAQDGALDFAGGTVVHINAAVAGLVGAYLLGKRSGFGKEAFKPHNLPMTFIGTAVLYIGWFGFNVGSAGAVNAIAALALVNTMVATAGAVLSWISSEWLLRDKPSLLGACSGCIAGLVAITPAAATVGIGGALVIGVIAGIIGLWGVVVLKRWLRVDDVCDVFGVHGVCGIVGCLLTSIFTASALGGTGFAEGMTMLRQFGIQVISILVCVVWSAVTAYFSFKIADLAVGLRISVESEREGLDITSHGESAYN, encoded by the coding sequence ATGAGAAAACAATGGTTAGCTATCATCAGCATCATAGCCGGTGTACCTTCTTATGCTTTTGCTGCGGGAAACACGGTTGATAAAGCTGATACGGTATTTATGCTGATAAATACGATTCTTGTGATTTTTATGACGATACCCGGCATTGCTCTATTTTATGGCGGGTTGCTGCGTCGTAAGAATGTTCTGTCATTGATGTCACAAGTGATTGTAAGTTTTTCACTTGTTTGTGTGCTTTGGGTTATTTATGGGTATAGCTTGGCTTTTGAGACGGGAAACCCTTTCTTTGGTGGATTAACGCAATTCATGCTGAAAAACATATCCATCACTGATTTAAGTGGCAGTTTTTATCAATTGATTTATGTCGTTTTTCAGGGAGCTTTTGGTTGTATTACTGTAGCTTTGGTTGTTGGGGCGTTGTGTGAAAGAGTCCGTTTTTCTGCCTTATTGATTTTCATTGTCTTGTGGTTTACTGCTTCCTATATTCCTATGGCTCATATGGTATGGGGTGGCGGTTGGCTGGCCCAGGATGGCGCATTGGATTTTGCAGGTGGAACTGTTGTACATATTAATGCTGCGGTTGCAGGTTTAGTTGGTGCTTACTTACTGGGTAAGCGTTCAGGATTTGGTAAGGAAGCTTTTAAACCACATAACTTACCCATGACTTTTATTGGCACAGCAGTTCTTTACATTGGCTGGTTTGGTTTCAATGTTGGCTCTGCGGGGGCCGTGAATGCTATTGCTGCTCTGGCATTAGTGAACACAATGGTAGCAACTGCGGGGGCAGTATTGTCATGGATTTCTTCAGAATGGTTATTACGCGATAAGCCTTCTCTATTAGGTGCATGTTCTGGTTGTATTGCCGGACTGGTTGCTATCACACCTGCTGCTGCAACAGTTGGCATTGGAGGGGCTCTGGTAATTGGTGTGATTGCCGGGATCATTGGTTTGTGGGGTGTAGTCGTATTAAAACGTTGGTTGCGTGTTGATGATGTTTGTGATGTCTTTGGTGTTCATGGCGTATGCGGTATTGTTGGTTGTTTATTAACAAGTATTTTTACTGCTTCCGCTTTGGGGGGAACCGGGTTTGCGGAAGGAATGACTATGCTAAGACAATTTGGTATACAGGTTATCAGTATATTGGTGTGTGTTGTCTGGTCAGCCGTAACCGCTTATTTCTCATTCAAGATTGCTGATCTTGCGGTTGGATTGCGTATTAGCGTTGAATCAGAAAGAGAGGGGTTGGATATTACTTCACATGGAGAAAGTGCCTACAACTGA
- the tesB gene encoding acyl-CoA thioesterase II, whose amino-acid sequence MNQALQNLINLMHLEKIEEGIYRGQSEDLGFPQVFGGQVIGQSLYAAKQTVADERIVNSFHSYFLRPGDSHKPIIYDVEILRDGASFSARRISAIQNGHPIFYMTASFQAHEEGFEHQSSMPKVPPPETLAPQQEIIKNISHQLSDKLKSVFSASPPLEIRPINFHSPINNSPEEPIRYVWFRSNGKLPEELFIHYCLLGYASDLNFLPTSLQPHGVHFMEKSIQVATIDHSMWYHRPFRMDDWLLYAIESPSASGGRGFVRGHIYNREGLLIASAAQEGVIRKRKHTQ is encoded by the coding sequence ATGAATCAGGCATTGCAAAATTTAATCAATCTGATGCATCTGGAAAAGATCGAAGAAGGAATTTACCGGGGACAAAGTGAAGATTTGGGGTTTCCTCAAGTTTTTGGTGGACAAGTCATCGGTCAATCTCTGTATGCAGCAAAGCAAACAGTTGCAGACGAGCGCATAGTGAACTCCTTCCACAGCTATTTTCTCCGACCTGGTGATAGTCATAAACCAATTATTTACGATGTTGAAATATTACGTGATGGAGCCAGCTTCAGTGCCCGCCGTATCAGTGCCATACAAAATGGTCACCCTATTTTTTATATGACAGCGTCTTTTCAGGCTCACGAAGAAGGTTTTGAACACCAGAGTTCGATGCCAAAAGTTCCTCCTCCTGAAACGTTAGCCCCTCAGCAAGAAATAATTAAGAATATCTCTCATCAACTGTCTGATAAACTGAAAAGTGTGTTTTCAGCTTCTCCCCCGTTAGAAATAAGACCTATTAATTTCCATAGCCCTATTAATAATTCACCAGAAGAGCCTATTCGTTATGTCTGGTTTCGTAGCAATGGTAAGCTGCCGGAAGAGCTCTTTATTCACTATTGTCTGCTAGGTTACGCCTCAGATTTAAATTTTTTACCTACGTCATTACAACCTCATGGTGTTCACTTTATGGAGAAAAGCATCCAGGTTGCCACTATTGATCACTCTATGTGGTATCACCGCCCATTTAGGATGGATGACTGGCTACTTTACGCAATTGAGAGTCCCTCAGCATCAGGAGGTCGTGGCTTTGTTCGTGGTCATATTTATAACCGTGAAGGTCTACTTATCGCCTCTGCTGCTCAGGAGGGTGTAATCCGTAAGCGAAAACATACCCAATAA
- a CDS encoding SmdA family multidrug ABC transporter permease/ATP-binding protein: MRLFSQLSWYFFSEWRRYLGAVIFLVMIAILQLIPPRLVGIIVDGISAKTMSSSHLLMWISIMLIIALAIYGLRYVWRVWLFGASYRLAVKLRSDFYQRLSSQNPEFYLRHRTGDLIARATNDVDRVVFAAGEGVLTLVDALVMGCAVLIVMSVEISWQLTLLSLLPMPIMALVIKRYGQQLHHRFKLAQGAFSALNNHAQESLTSIRMIKAFGLEELQSSQFEEVATEAGRKNMRVARVDARFDPIIFIAIALANLLAVGGGSWMVVNGSLTLGELTSFVMYLGLMIWPMLALAWMFNIVERGSAAYTRIRSLLQEPLVIEDGSHSLSAERGTLIANINSFVYPEHSVPVLRDIRFQLLPGQLLGICGPTGAGKSTLLALLQRQFDIADGKILFQSRNVSTLRLEEWRSRLAVVNQTPFLFSDTVAGNIALGCPDATQEQIEEVARLANVHDDILQLPQGYQTEVGERGVMLSGGQKQRISIARALLLDAEILILDDALSAVDGQTEHRIMKNLSQWRQQRTVIISAHRLSALVEADNVLVMQNGTISQQGQHKRLIAQSGWYSDMYHYQQLEAALDGQYE; encoded by the coding sequence GTGAGATTATTTTCTCAATTAAGTTGGTATTTTTTCAGTGAATGGCGTCGCTATTTAGGTGCTGTCATTTTTCTTGTGATGATTGCGATATTGCAATTAATTCCACCTCGTTTGGTTGGAATTATTGTTGATGGCATCAGCGCAAAAACAATGTCATCCAGTCATTTATTGATGTGGATAAGCATTATGCTCATCATTGCGCTGGCCATATATGGTCTACGGTACGTTTGGCGGGTATGGCTATTTGGTGCCTCTTATCGATTAGCTGTTAAGTTGCGCAGTGATTTCTATCAGAGATTGAGCAGCCAAAATCCTGAATTCTATTTACGCCATAGAACGGGGGATTTAATCGCCAGGGCGACCAATGATGTTGATAGAGTTGTTTTTGCCGCAGGTGAGGGAGTACTTACTTTAGTTGATGCTTTGGTAATGGGGTGTGCTGTACTCATTGTGATGAGTGTGGAGATCAGTTGGCAATTGACACTATTATCACTGTTACCTATGCCTATTATGGCATTAGTGATTAAACGATATGGTCAACAACTTCACCATCGTTTCAAGTTGGCTCAAGGCGCTTTTTCTGCGCTTAATAACCACGCTCAGGAAAGCCTGACCAGTATTCGAATGATAAAGGCTTTTGGGCTGGAAGAGTTACAATCCAGTCAGTTCGAAGAAGTAGCCACTGAGGCAGGACGTAAAAATATGCGTGTTGCACGTGTGGATGCACGCTTTGACCCTATTATCTTCATTGCTATCGCGCTTGCAAATTTATTGGCTGTTGGTGGTGGAAGTTGGATGGTTGTGAATGGTTCTCTGACATTGGGAGAACTGACCAGCTTTGTCATGTACTTGGGGCTAATGATTTGGCCTATGCTGGCGCTGGCATGGATGTTCAATATTGTTGAGCGTGGCAGTGCTGCATATACACGGATCCGTAGCTTGTTACAAGAGCCTCTGGTGATTGAGGATGGTTCACACTCTTTATCCGCTGAGCGCGGGACATTGATAGCAAATATCAACTCCTTTGTTTATCCAGAGCATAGTGTACCTGTTCTGCGAGATATTCGTTTTCAGTTACTTCCGGGTCAATTATTGGGAATTTGTGGTCCGACGGGGGCAGGAAAAAGTACGTTGCTTGCTTTATTACAACGCCAGTTTGATATTGCTGATGGCAAGATACTGTTTCAATCCCGCAATGTTTCTACACTCAGGCTGGAAGAGTGGCGATCACGATTGGCGGTTGTGAATCAGACTCCTTTTCTATTTTCGGACACGGTTGCGGGGAATATTGCCCTAGGGTGTCCTGATGCTACTCAAGAACAAATCGAAGAAGTAGCCCGTTTGGCGAATGTGCATGATGATATTTTGCAGTTACCACAAGGTTATCAAACTGAAGTTGGAGAGCGGGGAGTAATGCTTTCTGGTGGGCAAAAACAACGTATTTCTATCGCAAGAGCATTGCTATTAGATGCAGAAATTTTGATCCTGGATGATGCGCTTTCTGCTGTAGATGGTCAGACTGAGCATCGTATCATGAAAAATCTCAGCCAATGGCGGCAGCAACGTACTGTTATTATTAGCGCACATAGATTATCAGCTTTAGTAGAAGCAGATAATGTTTTGGTCATGCAAAATGGTACGATTTCTCAGCAGGGGCAGCATAAACGGCTTATTGCGCAATCTGGTTGGTATTCAGATATGTACCACTACCAACAACTTGAAGCCGCATTGGATGGTCAATATGAATAA